Proteins encoded together in one Octopus bimaculoides isolate UCB-OBI-ISO-001 chromosome 24, ASM119413v2, whole genome shotgun sequence window:
- the LOC106883157 gene encoding uncharacterized protein LOC106883157 isoform X1, with amino-acid sequence MGSNLTLDLRPPYDPTTFIGKSNIMTLDGCLCKKMGSRGDIHEIATAVMAQMRHDESKLIRQLRQLIKHDCSLACLVFSTDIEGWTPIHACALRGSRRLLKLMLRAKVDINIRMGHPSGLPAHCSLLHIAAHRGDQKITELLVSRGISLNAKDSTGRTAIRYASEACHTHIVRYLTRKGADTTNVVIKDVFKVDCMTPQPKLTKFCFLPVKCTT; translated from the exons ATGGGGTCTAATTTAACCCTTGACCTACGACCACCTTATGATCCTACGACCTTCATAG GTAAATCGAATATTATGACACTCGACGGATGTTTATGTAAGAAGATGGGATCCAGGGGTGATATTCACGAAATTGCCACAGCTGTAATGGCGCAAATGAGACACGATGAATCGAAATTAATTCGACAGCTGAGACAATTGATCAAACACGATTGCAGTTTGGCTTGTCTCGTCTTCTCCACCGACATCGAAGGATGGACACCAATCCACGCATGCGCACTACGTGGCTCGCGTCGTCTGCTCAAGCTCATGCTTCGAGCTAAAGTTGACATTAACATCAGAATGGGTCACCCGTCAGGGCTACCTGCACATTGTTCCCTTTTACACATAGCCGCACATCGTGGTGACCAAAAAATTACTGAACTTCTCGTCTCACGAGGTATTTCATTAAATGCCAAAGATTCTACCGGTAGAACTGCCATCAGATACGCTTCTGAAGCTTGTCACACGCACATAGTGCGATATTTAACGAGGAAAGGAGCTGATACGACAAATGTTGTTATTAAAGACGTTTTTAAAGTGGACTGCATGACACCACAACCTAAATTGACAAAATTCTGCTTTCTGCCAGTAAAATGCACAACATGA
- the LOC106883157 gene encoding uncharacterized protein LOC106883157 isoform X3, which yields MNQPPGLVLFKQGKSNIMTLDGCLCKKMGSRGDIHEIATAVMAQMRHDESKLIRQLRQLIKHDCSLACLVFSTDIEGWTPIHACALRGSRRLLKLMLRAKVDINIRMGHPSGLPAHCSLLHIAAHRGDQKITELLVSRGISLNAKDSTGRTAIRYASEACHTHIVRYLTRKGADTTNVVIKDVFKVDCMTPQPKLTKFCFLPVKCTT from the coding sequence GTAAATCGAATATTATGACACTCGACGGATGTTTATGTAAGAAGATGGGATCCAGGGGTGATATTCACGAAATTGCCACAGCTGTAATGGCGCAAATGAGACACGATGAATCGAAATTAATTCGACAGCTGAGACAATTGATCAAACACGATTGCAGTTTGGCTTGTCTCGTCTTCTCCACCGACATCGAAGGATGGACACCAATCCACGCATGCGCACTACGTGGCTCGCGTCGTCTGCTCAAGCTCATGCTTCGAGCTAAAGTTGACATTAACATCAGAATGGGTCACCCGTCAGGGCTACCTGCACATTGTTCCCTTTTACACATAGCCGCACATCGTGGTGACCAAAAAATTACTGAACTTCTCGTCTCACGAGGTATTTCATTAAATGCCAAAGATTCTACCGGTAGAACTGCCATCAGATACGCTTCTGAAGCTTGTCACACGCACATAGTGCGATATTTAACGAGGAAAGGAGCTGATACGACAAATGTTGTTATTAAAGACGTTTTTAAAGTGGACTGCATGACACCACAACCTAAATTGACAAAATTCTGCTTTCTGCCAGTAAAATGCACAACATGA
- the LOC106883157 gene encoding uncharacterized protein LOC106883157 isoform X2 has protein sequence MLQLLCYIQHQNIQGKSNIMTLDGCLCKKMGSRGDIHEIATAVMAQMRHDESKLIRQLRQLIKHDCSLACLVFSTDIEGWTPIHACALRGSRRLLKLMLRAKVDINIRMGHPSGLPAHCSLLHIAAHRGDQKITELLVSRGISLNAKDSTGRTAIRYASEACHTHIVRYLTRKGADTTNVVIKDVFKVDCMTPQPKLTKFCFLPVKCTT, from the exons ATGTTGCAACTGTTATGCTATATACAACATCAGAACATACAAG GTAAATCGAATATTATGACACTCGACGGATGTTTATGTAAGAAGATGGGATCCAGGGGTGATATTCACGAAATTGCCACAGCTGTAATGGCGCAAATGAGACACGATGAATCGAAATTAATTCGACAGCTGAGACAATTGATCAAACACGATTGCAGTTTGGCTTGTCTCGTCTTCTCCACCGACATCGAAGGATGGACACCAATCCACGCATGCGCACTACGTGGCTCGCGTCGTCTGCTCAAGCTCATGCTTCGAGCTAAAGTTGACATTAACATCAGAATGGGTCACCCGTCAGGGCTACCTGCACATTGTTCCCTTTTACACATAGCCGCACATCGTGGTGACCAAAAAATTACTGAACTTCTCGTCTCACGAGGTATTTCATTAAATGCCAAAGATTCTACCGGTAGAACTGCCATCAGATACGCTTCTGAAGCTTGTCACACGCACATAGTGCGATATTTAACGAGGAAAGGAGCTGATACGACAAATGTTGTTATTAAAGACGTTTTTAAAGTGGACTGCATGACACCACAACCTAAATTGACAAAATTCTGCTTTCTGCCAGTAAAATGCACAACATGA
- the LOC106883157 gene encoding uncharacterized protein LOC106883157 isoform X4, translating into MTLDGCLCKKMGSRGDIHEIATAVMAQMRHDESKLIRQLRQLIKHDCSLACLVFSTDIEGWTPIHACALRGSRRLLKLMLRAKVDINIRMGHPSGLPAHCSLLHIAAHRGDQKITELLVSRGISLNAKDSTGRTAIRYASEACHTHIVRYLTRKGADTTNVVIKDVFKVDCMTPQPKLTKFCFLPVKCTT; encoded by the coding sequence ATGACACTCGACGGATGTTTATGTAAGAAGATGGGATCCAGGGGTGATATTCACGAAATTGCCACAGCTGTAATGGCGCAAATGAGACACGATGAATCGAAATTAATTCGACAGCTGAGACAATTGATCAAACACGATTGCAGTTTGGCTTGTCTCGTCTTCTCCACCGACATCGAAGGATGGACACCAATCCACGCATGCGCACTACGTGGCTCGCGTCGTCTGCTCAAGCTCATGCTTCGAGCTAAAGTTGACATTAACATCAGAATGGGTCACCCGTCAGGGCTACCTGCACATTGTTCCCTTTTACACATAGCCGCACATCGTGGTGACCAAAAAATTACTGAACTTCTCGTCTCACGAGGTATTTCATTAAATGCCAAAGATTCTACCGGTAGAACTGCCATCAGATACGCTTCTGAAGCTTGTCACACGCACATAGTGCGATATTTAACGAGGAAAGGAGCTGATACGACAAATGTTGTTATTAAAGACGTTTTTAAAGTGGACTGCATGACACCACAACCTAAATTGACAAAATTCTGCTTTCTGCCAGTAAAATGCACAACATGA